A window from Thiomonas sp. FB-Cd encodes these proteins:
- a CDS encoding Fic/DOC family N-terminal domain-containing protein, which produces MLPDPDLFLYTYVRREAVLSSQIEGTQSSLSDLLLFELEDVPGVPLDDVVERFQLCRGTRAWPDAPSRWLSAVQSADPRGA; this is translated from the coding sequence ATGTTGCCTGATCCGGACCTCTTCCTATACACCTATGTGCGCCGCGAGGCCGTGCTCTCCAGCCAGATCGAAGGAACACAGTCGTCGCTGTCCGACCTGCTGCTGTTCGAGCTGGAGGATGTGCCGGGTGTCCCTCTGGACGACGTGGTCGAGCGTTTCCAACTATGTCGCGGCACTCGAGCATGGCCTGACGCGCCTTCGCGGTGGCTTTCCGCTGTCCAATCGGCTGATCCGCGAGGTGCATGA
- a CDS encoding Fic family protein, which yields MRSSWRAAEGRTKQPGEFRRSQNWIGGTRPGNALFVPPPPNLVEACMAQLEVFLHADDDGLPTLVRAALAHVQFETIHPFLDGNGRVGRLLIALILFESNVLRQPLLYLSLFFKQHREEYYRLLGLVRTSGDWESWLDFFLDGVAQTAGQAVETAHRLLALFRDDAARVQDLGRAAASALRVFDALRARPLSSIGTIVERTGAAYPTVARAVESLETLGIVREVTGRKRERVFGYTHYLDILNEGAEPL from the coding sequence ATGAGAAGCTCCTGGCGCGCGGCCGAGGGGCGGACAAAGCAGCCAGGCGAATTCCGTCGCAGCCAGAATTGGATCGGCGGAACCCGGCCGGGCAACGCGCTGTTCGTGCCCCCGCCACCCAACCTCGTCGAAGCATGCATGGCCCAGCTCGAGGTCTTCCTCCATGCCGACGATGACGGCTTGCCTACGCTGGTACGGGCGGCATTGGCGCATGTGCAGTTCGAAACCATCCACCCCTTTCTCGACGGCAACGGGCGGGTTGGACGTCTGCTGATCGCCTTGATTCTGTTCGAGTCGAACGTCCTGCGACAGCCGCTGCTGTACCTGTCGCTGTTTTTCAAGCAGCATCGCGAGGAGTATTACCGCTTGCTGGGCCTCGTACGCACGTCCGGCGACTGGGAGTCGTGGCTCGACTTCTTCCTGGATGGGGTGGCACAGACCGCTGGCCAAGCCGTCGAGACCGCGCACCGGCTGCTGGCTCTGTTTCGCGACGATGCTGCTCGTGTGCAGGACCTCGGTCGGGCCGCTGCGAGCGCGTTACGTGTGTTCGACGCGTTGCGTGCACGACCCCTGAGCAGCATCGGCACCATCGTCGAGCGCACGGGTGCGGCCTATCCCACCGTCGCTCGGGCCGTTGAGTCCCTTGAAACTCTTGGCATCGTTCGCGAAGTGACTGGTCGCAAGCGCGAGCGCGTGTTCGGCTACACGCACTATCTGGACATCCTCAACGAAGGCGCTGAACCCTTGTGA